The Hydrogenimonas thermophila genome contains the following window.
ACAAAGGCAAAAACATTGCTTGAATCACTAATGACAATACCAGACTATAGAGTAGATATAGGAAAAGTAGAGTATCCCCTAGCAGAAGTACTATTTATGGTGATATTTGCACTATTAAAAGGGAATACTACATTTAAAGAGATTTTTGGCTGGATGATATACAATAAAGATAATCCGGTGTTAAAAGAGATTTTCGAAAAAGATGAAGTTAAAATGCCTTCAAAATCTACACTGCACAATATATTAACAAATA
Protein-coding sequences here:
- a CDS encoding transposase family protein, whose protein sequence is MKRYTKAKTLLESLMTIPDYRVDIGKVEYPLAEVLFMVIFALLKGNTTFKEIFGWMIYNKDNPVLKEIFEKDEVKMPSKSTLHNILTN